A genomic segment from Bacillus cereus G9842 encodes:
- the fliE gene encoding flagellar hook-basal body complex protein FliE, translating to MKIQPMLHTQPFGAIQSIGAPKTSQTSVVEGKKFIDLLEDMNQTQNNAQTAVYDLLTKGVGETHDVLIQQKKAESQMKTAALVRDNLIENYKSLINMQI from the coding sequence ATGAAAATCCAACCAATGTTACATACACAACCATTTGGAGCAATTCAGTCAATTGGTGCACCGAAAACTTCTCAAACATCTGTAGTTGAGGGGAAAAAGTTTATTGATTTATTGGAAGATATGAATCAAACGCAAAACAATGCACAAACAGCAGTATATGATTTACTAACTAAAGGGGTAGGAGAAACACATGACGTTTTAATTCAGCAAAAGAAAGCTGAGTCTCAAATGAAAACAGCTGCTCTCGTACGTGATAATCTTATTGAAAATTATAAGTCACTAATTAATATGCAAATTTAG
- a CDS encoding flagellar hook-associated protein 2: MAVTSTGIGNRQQIWNLGNNIIDTSKLVELELQALDMKKTPYNNEKEQLTQEKLLYASLKKEFSSLTQTMKDLSSFKGNEKKVTLSQEGYISVTADASAIAGTFNIEVKELAQRHQISSEKIADLDAKIDMEETIKINNQDIVITKDTTYRQLINKINSGNYGVSAYSLGNKIFFSSSKMGEKGAIKLEDSGQFLEKMGFVKTDGTLNEIEKAKNSTYVINGVEEHGESNTIETLPGVKIQLDKSEVGKSVKFTVEDSNVKEANELIKKMVSNYNQAVSTVELFGGKNGALQGQNIMGDIRRIMNNIVTYSQDGNYLFSYGIQVTKEGTLQVDEAKLTNALKENPDAAKQFFFSADGLGKQIDTQFNKIFGDVGIIGERIKIIDDRVGKLDRKINDIDIQNKQKQDDIVKKYQKLESTLAALDSQLKTIKAMTKQKSDD; encoded by the coding sequence ATGGCAGTTACATCAACAGGTATTGGTAATAGACAACAAATTTGGAATCTAGGCAATAATATAATAGATACTTCAAAGCTAGTAGAATTAGAATTACAAGCGTTGGATATGAAGAAAACTCCTTATAATAATGAAAAGGAACAACTTACACAAGAAAAATTATTATATGCAAGTTTGAAAAAGGAATTTAGTTCTCTAACACAAACAATGAAAGATTTATCTAGTTTTAAAGGGAATGAAAAAAAAGTAACACTCTCTCAAGAAGGATATATTAGTGTGACAGCAGATGCTTCAGCAATTGCAGGAACCTTTAATATTGAAGTCAAAGAATTGGCTCAACGCCATCAAATTTCAAGTGAAAAGATAGCGGATTTAGATGCTAAAATTGATATGGAAGAAACAATAAAGATTAACAATCAGGATATTGTAATTACAAAGGATACTACATACCGTCAATTAATAAATAAAATTAATAGTGGAAATTATGGAGTTTCGGCATATTCTCTTGGAAATAAGATATTCTTTTCTTCTTCAAAAATGGGCGAAAAGGGAGCTATTAAGTTAGAAGATAGCGGTCAATTTTTAGAAAAGATGGGATTTGTAAAAACAGATGGTACACTTAATGAAATAGAAAAGGCTAAAAATTCAACATATGTAATTAATGGGGTTGAAGAGCATGGAGAGTCAAATACAATAGAAACTCTTCCAGGTGTTAAAATTCAACTAGATAAATCTGAGGTAGGAAAGAGCGTTAAATTTACAGTAGAAGATTCAAATGTAAAAGAAGCGAATGAACTTATAAAAAAAATGGTAAGCAATTATAATCAAGCGGTATCTACAGTAGAATTATTTGGTGGGAAAAATGGAGCGCTTCAAGGCCAAAATATTATGGGTGATATTAGAAGGATTATGAATAATATTGTAACATACTCACAAGATGGAAATTATTTGTTTTCGTATGGTATTCAGGTGACAAAAGAGGGTACATTACAAGTTGATGAAGCAAAATTAACAAACGCTTTGAAAGAAAACCCGGATGCGGCAAAACAATTCTTTTTTAGTGCAGATGGTCTTGGAAAACAAATAGATACACAATTTAATAAGATATTCGGTGACGTGGGAATCATAGGAGAAAGAATAAAAATTATAGATGACCGTGTGGGGAAACTAGATCGTAAAATCAATGATATTGACATTCAAAATAAGCAAAAACAAGATGATATTGTAAAGAAATATCAAAAATTAGAAAGTACATTAGCGGCGCTTGATAGTCAGCTAAAAACAATTAAAGCAATGACAAAACAAAAAAGTGATGATTAA
- a CDS encoding flagellar motor switch protein encodes MPEQHTKGDTSTIVLEKENEHLTPQECDILGEIANISFGSASTVLSTILNRQVSITAPRIELVDLYDSRDVEVPHVVLNIHFTKGLDMENLLVLKQDVALSIADLMMMGTGEVEDGKELGELELSAVQEAMNQMMGFAATSMSEFFQDTVDMSPPTIKVVKLSEEMEKISEIDGNHTIVKVSFDLKIDNLVNSKLVQIVSVEHAKQMVNKLMQLSGGVEEKDETAEVVETEIVEEVEKEHLTQEEKDVLGEIANISIGSASTVLSTLLNQPVTISTPNVEAINVRHYDGVPVPFVILNVDFVEGLKNENVFVFTKDVALTMVDLMMMGTGEVDPEKELTELELSGIKEIMNQMMGHAATAMSEMFQEKMDMTPPNVKFVTLKEEMEYLGESMEVDELVQITFNLEIGDLLQSKMYQILPISEAKEMVRRLLYPMVEEEETATEEIEEEKIVEPVVQPIEFKEVKQMEPVYMDTSILQNVEMNVKFVFGSTVKTIQDILSLQENEAVVLDEDIDEPIRIYVNDVLVAYGELVNVDGFFGVKVTKSL; translated from the coding sequence ATGCCTGAGCAACACACAAAAGGGGATACGAGCACGATTGTGCTAGAAAAAGAAAATGAGCATTTAACGCCTCAAGAATGCGATATTCTTGGCGAAATTGCAAATATATCATTTGGTTCAGCTTCGACTGTATTATCAACAATTTTAAATAGGCAAGTAAGCATTACTGCTCCTCGCATAGAGTTGGTAGATTTATATGATTCAAGAGATGTCGAAGTTCCACATGTTGTATTAAACATTCACTTTACAAAAGGATTAGATATGGAAAACCTTCTTGTCCTTAAGCAAGATGTTGCATTGTCTATTGCTGATTTAATGATGATGGGAACAGGCGAGGTGGAGGACGGAAAAGAACTTGGTGAATTAGAGCTAAGTGCTGTACAAGAAGCGATGAATCAAATGATGGGATTCGCAGCTACATCTATGTCGGAATTCTTCCAAGATACAGTAGATATGTCTCCGCCGACGATTAAAGTTGTAAAGTTATCAGAAGAAATGGAGAAAATCTCTGAAATCGATGGAAATCATACGATTGTTAAAGTGTCGTTTGATTTAAAGATAGATAATCTTGTAAACTCTAAACTTGTACAAATTGTTTCTGTTGAGCATGCGAAACAAATGGTAAATAAATTAATGCAATTATCTGGTGGAGTAGAAGAAAAAGACGAGACAGCAGAAGTAGTGGAAACTGAGATTGTAGAAGAAGTTGAAAAAGAGCATTTAACACAAGAAGAGAAAGATGTGCTTGGTGAAATTGCAAATATTTCAATTGGTTCCGCTTCAACAGTATTGTCAACGCTTTTAAATCAGCCAGTTACAATTAGTACACCAAATGTGGAAGCAATCAATGTTCGTCATTATGATGGAGTACCAGTGCCATTTGTTATTTTAAATGTTGACTTTGTTGAAGGGCTAAAGAATGAGAATGTATTCGTATTTACGAAAGATGTCGCCTTAACAATGGTAGATTTAATGATGATGGGAACAGGGGAAGTTGATCCGGAAAAAGAGCTTACTGAATTAGAACTGAGCGGTATTAAAGAAATTATGAACCAAATGATGGGGCACGCTGCTACGGCGATGTCAGAAATGTTCCAAGAAAAAATGGACATGACGCCGCCAAATGTTAAATTTGTAACGTTAAAAGAAGAAATGGAGTATTTGGGAGAGTCAATGGAAGTGGACGAACTCGTTCAAATTACGTTCAATCTTGAAATTGGCGATCTGCTTCAATCGAAAATGTATCAAATTTTGCCGATTTCTGAAGCGAAAGAAATGGTAAGGCGACTTCTGTATCCAATGGTGGAAGAAGAAGAGACTGCAACAGAAGAAATTGAAGAAGAAAAAATTGTAGAACCAGTTGTGCAACCTATTGAATTTAAAGAAGTAAAACAAATGGAGCCAGTATATATGGACACGTCCATTCTACAAAATGTAGAAATGAACGTGAAATTTGTATTTGGAAGTACAGTGAAAACAATTCAAGATATATTAAGTTTACAAGAAAATGAAGCAGTTGTACTAGATGAGGATATTGATGAACCGATTCGTATTTATGTAAATGATGTATTAGTGGCGTATGGTGAACTTGTAAATGTAGATGGATTTTTCGGAGTAAAAGTGACGAAATCACTATAA
- the cheR gene encoding protein-glutamate O-methyltransferase CheR, giving the protein MIIEQDYDHFIASFKQQFNMDIASYKQDRMRRRIDAFISRKGFENYTNFLNKLRADQNLFLNFIDYITINVSEFFRNKERWQTLESKALPKLLEQNSGKLKVWSAACAAGEEPYTLSLILSKHLAPFRFEIQATDLDFHILETAKRGQYTERSLKELPNDLKERHFTKENDLYSLHQNIKQNVSFKQHDLLMQSFDTNYDLIICRNVMIYFTEEARVKLYEKFSRSLRKGGVLFVGSTEQILTPERYNLQRFDTFFYEKI; this is encoded by the coding sequence ATGATAATTGAACAAGATTATGATCATTTTATCGCGAGTTTTAAACAACAATTCAATATGGATATCGCTTCGTATAAGCAAGATAGAATGCGCCGTAGAATCGATGCTTTCATTTCGAGAAAAGGCTTTGAAAACTACACTAATTTTTTAAACAAATTACGTGCTGATCAAAATTTATTTTTAAATTTTATTGACTATATTACAATTAACGTTTCAGAGTTTTTTAGAAATAAAGAACGATGGCAAACTTTAGAGTCGAAAGCACTACCTAAATTACTCGAACAAAATAGCGGAAAATTAAAGGTATGGAGTGCCGCTTGCGCTGCTGGTGAAGAACCGTATACACTTTCTTTAATTTTATCAAAGCATCTAGCTCCATTTCGTTTTGAAATTCAAGCAACAGATCTTGATTTTCATATTTTAGAAACTGCAAAACGCGGTCAATATACAGAACGTTCGTTAAAGGAATTACCTAATGATTTGAAAGAACGTCATTTCACAAAAGAGAATGATCTATATTCATTGCATCAAAACATTAAACAAAACGTCTCGTTTAAACAACATGACCTTTTAATGCAGTCATTCGATACAAATTATGATTTGATTATTTGTCGCAACGTAATGATTTATTTTACCGAAGAAGCAAGAGTAAAACTTTATGAAAAATTTAGTCGTTCTTTACGAAAAGGCGGCGTACTATTTGTTGGTAGTACGGAACAAATTTTAACACCCGAGCGTTACAATCTTCAGCGATTTGATACATTCTTCTACGAAAAAATATAA
- a CDS encoding flagellar export chaperone FliS: MQAWQRYMQNDIMTSNPIKNTIFIYERCIVEFRNLEELLHTFNLQEGDALLEKLERIFEELKLQLNPEITKDLYDSLYGLYDWISIQIQTMKVTREAKDMDAIVKVLQDLIDGYRGALENEQ, from the coding sequence ATGCAAGCATGGCAACGTTATATGCAAAATGATATTATGACGAGTAATCCGATTAAAAATACAATTTTTATTTATGAAAGATGTATTGTAGAGTTTCGTAATTTAGAAGAACTTTTACATACTTTTAACTTACAAGAAGGAGATGCGCTTCTTGAAAAGTTAGAACGTATTTTTGAAGAATTAAAACTTCAATTAAACCCTGAAATTACAAAAGATTTATATGATAGTTTATATGGCTTATACGATTGGATTAGCATTCAAATTCAAACGATGAAAGTGACTCGTGAGGCAAAAGACATGGATGCAATTGTGAAAGTATTACAAGATTTAATAGATGGTTACCGCGGAGCACTTGAAAATGAACAATGA
- a CDS encoding YaaR family protein encodes MLRSISHNPILSHIPPATQMPKEANVRTGLAFSDNLHADPKKDKLLEQMEAFVDNIGEIKEKIEMELTLDNVMEYKNTVKSFLNFYVDNVLQYKDVMSRHPRYGYSQKMTIVKQAEMGLNELEDVMNLINTKTGHLEMLNQIGEIHGLIVNLVL; translated from the coding sequence ATGCTACGTTCTATCTCGCATAATCCAATTTTATCGCATATACCGCCTGCTACTCAAATGCCGAAAGAAGCAAATGTCAGGACAGGACTTGCATTTTCGGATAATTTGCATGCAGATCCGAAAAAAGATAAATTACTAGAACAAATGGAAGCGTTTGTCGATAATATTGGAGAAATTAAAGAAAAAATTGAAATGGAATTAACGCTTGATAATGTAATGGAATACAAAAATACAGTAAAATCATTTTTGAATTTTTACGTTGATAATGTATTGCAGTATAAAGATGTCATGTCTCGTCACCCACGTTATGGATATTCACAGAAAATGACGATTGTGAAACAGGCAGAAATGGGATTGAATGAATTAGAAGATGTTATGAATTTAATTAATACGAAAACAGGACATTTAGAAATGTTAAATCAAATTGGAGAAATCCATGGTTTAATTGTGAATTTAGTCTTGTAA
- a CDS encoding flagellar motor switch protein FliG — MNIFLCGSNQLTALDQEEIKKFLTDYAHKHKIYILCYKSIENEVLRFFVENERLAQNLCLYTLQPLQAITDEFQEVVDYLKKHGAEYVAFDHPSDSIYRSDYMFFVKQIIEDTDLVLCFYNGDKHTSVIPVDVAKEAGIDAVIYDLPGLHEKQMKKSFEQKIRMM, encoded by the coding sequence ATGAATATTTTCCTTTGTGGTTCAAATCAATTAACAGCATTAGATCAAGAAGAAATTAAAAAATTTTTAACTGACTATGCTCACAAACATAAAATTTACATATTATGTTATAAATCTATTGAAAATGAGGTTCTTCGTTTTTTCGTTGAGAATGAAAGACTCGCTCAAAATTTATGCCTTTACACGCTGCAACCATTGCAAGCAATAACAGATGAATTTCAAGAAGTCGTTGATTACTTAAAAAAACACGGAGCCGAATATGTTGCTTTCGATCATCCTTCTGACTCCATTTACCGATCAGATTATATGTTTTTTGTTAAACAAATTATTGAAGACACTGATTTAGTTCTCTGTTTTTATAATGGGGACAAACATACATCTGTCATCCCTGTCGATGTTGCAAAAGAAGCAGGTATTGATGCTGTCATTTATGATTTACCAGGATTACATGAAAAGCAAATGAAAAAAAGCTTTGAACAAAAAATTCGTATGATGTAA
- the flgC gene encoding flagellar basal body rod protein FlgC, translated as MFQAINASGSGLTTARKWMEVTSNNIVNANTTAAPGADLYERRSVVLESNNSFASMLDGAPTNGVKIKSIEADKTENLVYDPTHPHANEEGYVRYPNIDVTAEMTNVMVAQKMYEANTSVLNANKKMLDKDLEIGRG; from the coding sequence ATGTTTCAGGCAATTAATGCAAGTGGCTCAGGGCTAACGACAGCGAGAAAGTGGATGGAAGTTACTTCTAACAATATTGTAAATGCGAATACGACGGCGGCTCCGGGGGCAGATTTATATGAGCGTCGTAGTGTGGTGCTAGAATCAAACAATAGTTTTGCAAGTATGTTAGATGGTGCTCCTACTAATGGAGTAAAAATAAAAAGTATTGAAGCAGACAAAACGGAAAATTTAGTGTATGATCCGACGCATCCGCACGCAAATGAAGAAGGATATGTACGTTATCCAAATATTGATGTAACTGCTGAAATGACGAATGTAATGGTTGCTCAAAAAATGTATGAAGCGAATACGAGTGTATTAAATGCAAATAAAAAAATGCTTGATAAAGATTTAGAAATCGGCCGAGGATAA
- a CDS encoding flagellar hook-associated protein 3 — protein MRVSTFQNANWAKNQLMDLNVQQQYHRNQVTSGKKNLLMSEDPLAASKSFAIQHSLANMEQMQKDIADSKNVLTQTENTLQGVLKSLTRTDQLMVQALSEQNGEKELKAIGAEIDQILKQVVYLANTKEQGRYIFGGDSAEKLPFTEDGTYQGGQNDVNWQLNDGYEIKAFRNGEALLSPVIKTLKQMSEAMQKGDQKALQPLLGENKKNLDGIINRTTEVGSTMNTMETFKTILSEQNLALQENRKEIEDVDLAVAISDLAYINATYEATLKAVSTMSKTSILDYM, from the coding sequence ATGAGAGTATCTACATTTCAAAATGCAAACTGGGCAAAGAATCAGTTAATGGATTTGAACGTGCAACAGCAATATCATCGAAATCAAGTAACTTCAGGGAAGAAAAATCTTCTTATGAGTGAAGACCCACTTGCGGCAAGTAAGTCATTTGCGATTCAACATTCATTGGCGAATATGGAGCAAATGCAAAAAGATATAGCGGATTCGAAAAATGTATTAACACAAACTGAAAATACTTTACAAGGTGTTTTGAAATCTCTAACGAGGACAGATCAATTAATGGTGCAGGCATTAAGTGAGCAAAATGGTGAAAAAGAATTGAAGGCCATTGGTGCAGAGATTGATCAAATTTTAAAACAAGTTGTATATTTAGCGAATACGAAAGAGCAAGGTCGTTATATTTTCGGTGGTGATAGTGCAGAAAAACTGCCATTTACAGAAGATGGTACGTATCAAGGTGGACAAAATGATGTGAACTGGCAACTAAATGACGGTTATGAAATAAAAGCATTTCGAAACGGAGAGGCATTATTATCTCCGGTTATAAAGACGTTAAAACAGATGAGTGAAGCGATGCAAAAAGGTGATCAAAAAGCGTTACAACCGTTATTAGGAGAAAACAAGAAAAACTTAGATGGCATCATTAACCGTACAACTGAAGTTGGTTCAACAATGAACACAATGGAGACGTTTAAAACAATTTTAAGCGAACAAAATTTAGCGCTTCAAGAAAACCGTAAAGAAATTGAAGATGTCGACTTAGCGGTAGCAATTTCCGACTTAGCATATATTAATGCAACATATGAAGCGACGTTAAAAGCTGTTAGTACGATGAGTAAAACGAGTATTTTAGATTATATGTAA
- the flgN gene encoding flagellar export chaperone FlgN — protein sequence MYIQLYEKLVIIQKAYENIQALGEQIYENLKNKDINAVQKLQVEQLQYIDGLKGLSSSFEEMVVQFCKEKDVEASRVSALFSYFSQEEIEKMEELQKNVTELEENVKMILLKNQYYLNVLLKTTESIVDSVSEYNLERNNNSQIFMNELL from the coding sequence ATGTACATACAATTATATGAAAAGCTCGTTATTATACAAAAGGCGTATGAAAATATTCAAGCGCTTGGAGAGCAAATATATGAGAATTTAAAAAATAAAGATATAAATGCAGTTCAAAAGTTACAAGTAGAACAATTGCAGTACATTGATGGTTTAAAAGGACTATCTAGCTCATTCGAAGAAATGGTTGTTCAGTTTTGTAAAGAAAAGGATGTTGAAGCATCTCGTGTAAGTGCATTATTTTCGTATTTTTCTCAAGAAGAAATTGAAAAAATGGAAGAATTACAAAAAAACGTAACTGAATTAGAAGAGAATGTAAAAATGATTCTTTTGAAAAATCAATATTACTTAAACGTACTATTAAAAACTACAGAAAGTATTGTGGATTCTGTTTCTGAATATAATTTAGAGCGAAACAATAATTCGCAAATCTTTATGAATGAACTATTGTAA
- the flgB gene encoding flagellar basal body rod protein FlgB, producing MPDLVSDVSHYMNYLVTKRNTVSSNIANANTPGYKAQDVTFAEQMNKSSALYKNNAADLKSNPDLYQTNEMHLPTVNMKNTYAKIQTKSMQTNKDGNSVDVTTEMLDLMKANQLYGISINAINTQYAINQAARGR from the coding sequence ATGCCAGATTTAGTGAGTGATGTAAGCCATTATATGAATTATTTAGTAACGAAACGAAATACGGTTTCTAGTAATATTGCAAATGCGAATACACCTGGCTATAAAGCACAAGATGTAACATTTGCTGAGCAGATGAATAAAAGTAGTGCATTATATAAAAACAATGCGGCTGATTTAAAGAGCAATCCAGATTTATATCAAACGAATGAAATGCACTTGCCGACAGTAAATATGAAAAATACATATGCAAAGATTCAAACAAAATCAATGCAAACGAATAAAGACGGAAATAGTGTGGATGTAACGACAGAAATGCTAGATTTAATGAAAGCAAATCAGTTATACGGTATTTCAATTAACGCGATTAATACACAATATGCAATTAACCAAGCGGCACGCGGACGTTAA
- a CDS encoding flagellar M-ring protein FliF C-terminal domain-containing protein: MEKMKNVIQSLKTWHKLVIGAALLAIVTGALLYFTLPDKYVVVYQNLNDTDKQEITAELSKLGVDYQLAADGSIRVQKNDAPWVRKEMNGMGLPFNSKSGEEILLESSLGSSEQDKKMKQIVGTKKQLEQDIVRNFATVETANVQITLPEKETIFDEEKAKGTAAITVGVKRGQLLTADQVAGIQQMISAAVPGVKAEEVSVIDSKKGVISKGADEAHSSSSSSYEKEVEMQHQLEGKLKQDIDATLMTMFKPNEYKVNTKVSVNYDEVTRQSEKYGDKGVLRSKQEQEESSTAQEGTDTKQSAGITANGEVPNYGTNNNQNGKVVYNNKNGNKIENYEIDKTVETIKKHPELTKTNVVVWVDNDTLVKRRMDMTTFKEAIGTAAGLQADPNGNFINGQVNVVTVQFDQPKVEKEKEPEKSGMNWWLFGGITAGLLAIGGLVWFLLARRKRKKEEEEEYEEYLAEDEIAASNESILEIPEEKIVPEPKPEPEEPKEPTLDEQVQDATKEHVEGTAKVIKKWLNGQ; encoded by the coding sequence ATGGAAAAGATGAAAAATGTTATCCAATCGTTAAAAACGTGGCATAAGTTAGTAATTGGTGCTGCGCTTTTAGCGATTGTAACAGGAGCACTTTTATACTTCACCTTGCCAGATAAATATGTTGTTGTATATCAAAATTTAAATGATACAGATAAACAAGAGATTACAGCAGAATTATCGAAGTTAGGTGTCGATTATCAATTAGCGGCCGATGGTTCGATTCGTGTGCAAAAGAATGATGCTCCATGGGTTCGAAAAGAAATGAATGGGATGGGCTTACCGTTTAATTCTAAAAGCGGTGAGGAAATTTTATTAGAAAGCTCGCTCGGTTCAAGTGAGCAAGATAAAAAAATGAAGCAAATTGTCGGTACGAAGAAGCAATTGGAGCAAGATATTGTAAGAAACTTTGCGACAGTTGAAACGGCAAATGTTCAAATTACATTGCCTGAAAAAGAGACGATTTTTGATGAAGAAAAAGCAAAAGGAACAGCGGCGATTACGGTTGGAGTGAAGCGTGGCCAATTGTTAACAGCTGATCAAGTTGCAGGTATACAGCAAATGATAAGTGCAGCAGTTCCTGGTGTGAAGGCAGAAGAAGTAAGTGTTATTGATAGTAAAAAAGGTGTTATCTCAAAAGGAGCAGATGAAGCGCATTCTAGTAGTTCCTCTTCTTATGAGAAAGAAGTAGAGATGCAGCATCAACTTGAAGGTAAATTAAAGCAAGATATTGATGCAACATTAATGACGATGTTTAAACCGAATGAATATAAAGTGAATACGAAAGTATCTGTAAACTACGATGAAGTTACACGTCAGTCAGAAAAGTATGGTGATAAAGGTGTACTTCGTAGTAAACAAGAGCAAGAGGAAAGCTCTACTGCGCAAGAAGGGACAGATACGAAGCAAAGTGCTGGTATTACAGCAAACGGTGAAGTGCCGAACTACGGTACGAACAATAATCAAAATGGTAAAGTTGTTTATAATAATAAAAATGGTAATAAAATAGAAAACTATGAAATAGATAAAACAGTTGAAACAATTAAGAAACACCCAGAATTAACGAAAACAAATGTTGTTGTATGGGTAGATAATGATACGCTAGTAAAACGTAGAATGGATATGACAACTTTTAAAGAAGCAATCGGAACAGCGGCAGGACTTCAAGCTGATCCGAACGGTAACTTTATAAATGGTCAAGTTAACGTTGTAACTGTTCAGTTCGATCAGCCGAAAGTCGAAAAAGAGAAAGAGCCAGAAAAAAGTGGCATGAACTGGTGGTTATTCGGTGGAATTACAGCTGGCTTATTAGCGATCGGTGGTCTAGTATGGTTCTTATTAGCAAGACGTAAGAGAAAGAAAGAAGAAGAAGAGGAATATGAAGAATACTTAGCAGAAGATGAAATTGCTGCAAGTAATGAAAGTATCTTGGAAATTCCTGAAGAAAAAATAGTGCCAGAGCCAAAACCTGAACCAGAAGAACCGAAAGAACCAACGTTAGATGAACAAGTGCAGGATGCTACGAAAGAACATGTAGAAGGTACTGCAAAAGTAATTAAAAAATGGCTAAACGGACAGTAA
- the flgK gene encoding flagellar hook-associated protein FlgK — protein MRLSDYNTPLSGMLAAQMGLQTTKQNLSNIHTPGYVRQMVNYGSVGASNGHTPEQRIGYGVQTLGVDRITDEVKTKQFNDQLSQLSYYNYMNSTLSRVESMVGTTGKNSLSSLMDGFFNAFREVAKNPEQPNYYDTLISETGKFTSQVNRLAKNLDTVEAQTAEDIEAHVNEFNRLAASLAEANHKIGQAGTQVPNQLLDERDRIVTEMSKYANIEVSYESMNPNIASVRMNGILTVNGQDTYPLQLNKEKDPMSVEIYGSEINVTSGAIKSAIDTKAKIVDYKKNLEDLMSSVKNQVNTVMGKDFFVGDHAKDMKLNPEFQKDISKMKISAETANKLAAITDGDYKEGLSYKAALDQFIVRVASDKSAVNAYQKIHGDLLEGIQQEKMSVEGVNMEEEMVNLMAFQKYFVANSKAITTMNEVFDSLFSIIR, from the coding sequence ATGAGATTATCTGATTATAATACACCGCTATCAGGGATGTTAGCGGCTCAAATGGGATTACAAACAACGAAACAAAACTTATCTAACATTCATACACCGGGTTATGTGCGTCAAATGGTGAATTACGGATCTGTTGGAGCAAGTAATGGTCATACGCCAGAACAGAGAATTGGTTACGGTGTACAAACGCTAGGTGTTGACCGTATTACTGATGAGGTAAAGACGAAGCAGTTTAATGATCAATTATCTCAGCTCTCTTACTATAACTATATGAATTCGACTTTATCACGTGTAGAGTCTATGGTTGGAACGACAGGAAAGAATTCATTATCTAGTTTAATGGACGGTTTCTTTAATGCCTTTCGTGAAGTGGCAAAAAATCCAGAACAACCAAACTACTACGATACATTAATTTCTGAAACTGGGAAGTTCACAAGTCAAGTAAATCGTCTTGCGAAAAACTTAGATACAGTGGAAGCGCAGACGGCAGAAGATATTGAAGCGCATGTTAATGAATTTAATCGTCTTGCTGCTAGTTTAGCAGAAGCGAATCATAAAATTGGACAAGCAGGTACACAAGTGCCGAATCAACTTTTAGACGAACGAGATCGCATCGTTACAGAGATGTCTAAGTATGCAAACATCGAAGTATCTTATGAATCTATGAATCCTAATATTGCGAGTGTTAGAATGAATGGTATTTTAACAGTAAATGGACAAGATACATATCCACTTCAATTAAATAAAGAAAAAGACCCAATGTCAGTTGAGATTTACGGTTCAGAAATCAATGTAACTAGCGGAGCGATAAAATCAGCGATTGACACGAAAGCGAAGATTGTTGATTATAAAAAAAATCTTGAAGACTTAATGAGTTCAGTGAAAAATCAAGTGAATACAGTGATGGGAAAAGATTTCTTCGTTGGAGATCATGCGAAAGATATGAAGTTAAATCCAGAATTTCAAAAAGATATTTCGAAAATGAAAATATCTGCTGAAACAGCAAATAAACTAGCAGCAATTACAGATGGAGACTATAAAGAAGGTCTTTCTTATAAAGCAGCATTAGACCAATTCATAGTTCGTGTAGCTTCTGATAAAAGTGCAGTGAATGCTTATCAAAAAATTCATGGGGACTTATTAGAAGGCATTCAGCAAGAAAAGATGAGCGTTGAAGGGGTAAATATGGAAGAGGAAATGGTAAATTTAATGGCCTTCCAAAAATATTTCGTGGCGAACTCTAAAGCTATTACTACGATGAATGAAGTGTTTGATAGTCTATTTTCGATTATTCGATAG